From the Maridesulfovibrio zosterae DSM 11974 genome, the window TGGACAAACTGCTAAGTGACTTTGATTCTGGACGGTAAGTTATGACAAAAGATGAAACATTTGAAACCATCGTCAGACTACTAGAACATGAACATAAAGCCATTGCTTATAAGTTAGGAGTGATAGCCTCACCTCCTGAACCAATCCCATATGACCTAATCAAGAAATCAATCGCCATTGCAGACCGCTTGTCCCGTAGAAATAGCGATAGACTCAAACAAATTGTTTTAACGATTTGTGCTTTGCTATGGACATACTGTAACGAGAGTTGCTCTGGACTGTCAGAAACCCTAATCCTTTTCCTCTCAAGAATAGGATTTTCTCCTTCAAGTGGGATGGTTGATCCGGGTTATGAAGGTGAAACATATTCTGCACAACAAAGTATTATTAACCAGCACGCCATCATGCTCCATCAACTTCGGTGTGAAGTGGAAATTGGTGAACAAAAGTTTGTTTTGACTGAATTCCAAAAAGAATTTTGGAAAGCCCTTGATACGTACAAACTTGTAGGTATTTCGGCACCAACTTCAGCAGGAAAATCTTACGCTATTCTACTAAAATGCATTGACTTATTAATTAATAAATCAGGAATTGTAATCTACATTGTACCCACATTAAGTCTGGTTGCTCAAGTTTCTGCTGATTTTAGGGATAAATTAGACTTCTTCGGATTGCACGATTATCCGATTTTAACAACCTATAATGACCAACACCAACCTTCCAAAGCAATTTATGTTTTAACTCAAGAAAAAGCAGTTGCAGCGTTCGCCCAAAATGAAGTTCCTTTTTCTGAGGTTAGAATATTTGTTGTAGATGAAATTCAAAATATTGAGCGAGTTGGAAATGAAGGAGACGTAAGATCAAAAATTTTATTTGATGCGATAACTGAAATAAGATTTTCATGTAATCCCGACTATGTCGTCATCTCTGGACCTAGAGTCGAAGGATTAGGACATCTTGGTATTGATCTATTCGGGATTGAGGCGGATGAACAGGAAGCAAAAAGCTCTCCTGTTGCAAGTGTTACGTATGCATTTGCTGAAAAGAATGGATCATATATTTTCAAACAATATCACGAATTACTACATATTCCAAATGAGTTACACATTGAAAATGACCAACTGGTAAAAGGATTTGGCCAAAAAAGGTATACAGATAATTTCCATGGCTATTTAAACGAAGTCCTAGACCGCCTTGGCAAAGAATCGAAAAACATTGTTTTCGCACCGACAGCGCAACAAGCGAGAAAGACTGCAATTGCCATTGCAACTGGAGACAATCCACCATTAAACGGAAATATAAACTCCCTTGTGGATTATATCAAAAAAACTGTCCACCCACTATACGACTTAGCCTACACGGTAAGTAGGGGAATCGCATTTCATCATGGTCAGATGCCATTACATGTTCGTAGAACAATCGAATCTGCCGTATGCGATAAAATGATTTCAAATGTTGTTTGCACTACAACTTTAATGCAAGGAGTAAATCTCCCAGCACAAAATGTAATTATTCGTTCACCCAATTTATTTATTGCTCAAAGAGATGGAGCAACAAAATTAACCAACTACGAACTTGCAAATCTTCGGGGCCGAGCAGGACGTTTGCTTAAGGATTTTATTGGTAGGACCTTTATTCTGGATGAGACATTTTTTTCACAACCGGAAGATCAATACGATCTTCTTCAGGACGAAAGCAAAGAAGTTTCTGCTGGATACTCCGACAAATTTGATTTGGCAGAAATTGATATCTGTAACAGTCTCCGCAATTGTGAGCCATATTCAGACACCGACTTTCAGCATAATTTTCTTTTAACATATATCAGGCATGGAATTGTCCGCTATAAGGAAATGGCACCCTATAGATTTAAGCAAATTGGGATTGAAATTGATCCTGAAACGTATGCAAAAGCTGTAACAGATTTATCTTCTTTAACAATTTCTCCTGAAATCTGTCTCAAAAATCGCTATTGGGACCCTCTAGATTTGCAGGAAATAGCCTCAAAAATTTCAAAAATTTCTCTTCCTATAAATTTACATGATAAAAATGCAGCCAAAGACTTATGCAATGTATTAAAATTCATGAAATATAATTTCACGCACTATTGTGAGCGTTATTATGACCTTCCACCAGACAATGTTATTTTTGTACATAGTATTAACGCTATTGAATGGGCAAGAGAGACACCACTATATAACATTTTATCTACAGAATATCATTCAGACGCAGATAAAATTGACAATACAATTAAAACTATATTGACAAAAATATCTTATGATATCCCAGCACTACTTAAACCTCTATATGACATTAAATTTGGAGACTCTCCTTTTTTAAGAGCAATCGAATGTGGTGCATATCGTCCTGTAACTAGATTCTTGATTGAAAATAATGTCCCACGCGACACAGCTATCAGCCTGACTGACAATTTTTTTTCAGATGTTAAGGATGAATTTAACCCCTTACAATTAAAAAACTTTTTACTGATAAATAAAAAAGACATTCCACACTGGGAATTTGTTCAGCTTAAAGGCTTTCTATATTAACAATCACAAGAACACTCACCCACCCCCGATTAACACCAAAGGTTGGCAGCACCCCAAAAAATACCGCAAATAAACGCAAAAAAGGGCTAACTCTGAAAATGAGTTAGCCCTTTAATATTATACTAGTTTTGTACTAGATGGTGACCCCGACAGGATTGATTCGCCCCGTACTGGGGCTCACCCCTTCGGGGCGTTGGTAAAGAACCAACGTCCAAATCCGCTGTCCTGCGGATTTATCGAACCTGCGGCATCAGGATTACGAGTCCTGCTTGTTAATCGCAGTCGGTTGATTGGAAGTATATATGCAGCTGACCCACTCAGTATGCTTCAACACAATTCCGCCCTTTTTCTTTGGCTTGGTATAGTGCTTTATCAGCCCGTTCCATCATGGTTTGAATTTCATCCCCCTCCCGATAACTGGCAACTCCAAAACTGCATGTCTGTTTACCGATATCGGTAAAATCTCGGTCTTCAAACGCATGCCGCAGATTTTCAGCCAGTTGAAACGCTCCTTTCATATCGGTTTCCGGACACACAACAAGAAACTCCTCTCCCCCCCATCGGCCCACGATATCTGTTTTTCGGGTATGACCAAGGAGAATGCTTGACGATTCCTTCAAAACCTGATCACCAACATAATGCCCAAAGATATCATTAACACTTTTAAATTTATCAAGATCAAGCAAAATGACGGAGAATGAATTTCCATAGCGTTGAGCCCGTTGGAATTGATTGTTAAGTTCGTCATCCAATTTCAATCGGTTATTCAAGCCAGTTAATGTATCGGTAATAGCAAGGAAGTCTACTTTTTGTTTTGCTTCTGAAAGCTGAGCAAGAGCTGTTTCTGCATTGTTTTTAGCAATCTTCAGCTCTTCTGCTTCCCTTCTCATCTCCCGGAATAGCGGAGATGTCACTGTCCGGAAAATAACAAGGATAAGCCCTAGGCTGAGTGATATAGCAAGAATGACAACTCCCACCATTTCTACCTGAGCCCTATGGACCAAGTCGTGCGTAATTATATTCTGGGACTTGTACTCGTCTTCGATTCGTGATGCGATCTCAGAAGAGATTTGTGTCACGGCATGTTCATGTTGGTCCAGTTTTTTAGATAATCCATTAATATCAATACTTGCAGAACGAATTTTCAAAAAAATCTCATAGTATGCTTTAAGCTCTTCATTTGCTTTATCAACGTTGACCATTATATGGGAATTGTCAGTAACGGACTCAAGAGCAGCTTTCAACTCCAAAAACGCTTTGCACGCATACCTGTAATTATTCTTGAACATGACATAGTACTTTTCATCATCTTCATGAAGATATTTTGACTGATATAACCGCATGAGTTGGAATGCATTCCGAGCATTACCAAATGAAAAGAAGATATCCGGTTCCTGCACAATTCCGATGTTAATCCTGATGGCGGAAAGCTGATTTTCGATCAATAATTCTTGTTTCAAAAACACAGTGGAAAGCAACATCTGCTTAAGCATAATCTGCTTTGTGATATTTTCAAACTGGATATCATACAGGTGTACTTCGCGCTGGATGCCTTGAACCATGCTCAGCAACTTTCGATTATCAGTCTGAGAGATAAGCTCATTAAGACCTTTCTTTAAATCGACAATCTCATCATTAAAATGATCCAAATCCTCCTGATGGTAAAAACGTCGATAACGCTCGGCGTAAAAACGGACCAAGCGTATTTTTGCTGTAACACCTTGAGCTAAGGACCGTGTTTCAGCCAAATTATTAGTTAGGTTGTCTACAGTTTCCTTAATTATATTCAGACGAGTATATGAAAAGGACACGGCTCCAACCATTAAACAAAGAGCAAGGAAGTAGCCGAAGAATATCTTTAAAATAATTTTTCGTTTATTGAGTAGAACCATTTTGATTATCAGAGCATTGGGTAGCTGGTGTATACCATTGAGATAACCCGCGTTGAAGATTGTCGGCTGCCTGAACCGGAGTCATTACGCCATTCATGATATCTATACAACTTTGGAGACTTAACTCATAGGCACTAGGCGAACCGTCACGAATCTTTCCCCAGACAAAACGCATATCAGTTTTGTACTTATCATTAAAACTTAAAAAAAGCGCTGCATATTTGTTCTTTGTGGAAATAACGTCATTTTGCATTGGAAAGTAGCCGGGAAGCTGTTCCACAACTAAAGAGGCAAAATCAGCAGTCGTCATCCATTGTAAAAACAATTTTGCCTCCTCAATATAAGGAGATGAACGGTTTAACCCAATCCCTGAATCTGGATGGAATGTCACAAAACACTCTTTTCCG encodes:
- a CDS encoding DEAD/DEAH box helicase, translated to MTKDETFETIVRLLEHEHKAIAYKLGVIASPPEPIPYDLIKKSIAIADRLSRRNSDRLKQIVLTICALLWTYCNESCSGLSETLILFLSRIGFSPSSGMVDPGYEGETYSAQQSIINQHAIMLHQLRCEVEIGEQKFVLTEFQKEFWKALDTYKLVGISAPTSAGKSYAILLKCIDLLINKSGIVIYIVPTLSLVAQVSADFRDKLDFFGLHDYPILTTYNDQHQPSKAIYVLTQEKAVAAFAQNEVPFSEVRIFVVDEIQNIERVGNEGDVRSKILFDAITEIRFSCNPDYVVISGPRVEGLGHLGIDLFGIEADEQEAKSSPVASVTYAFAEKNGSYIFKQYHELLHIPNELHIENDQLVKGFGQKRYTDNFHGYLNEVLDRLGKESKNIVFAPTAQQARKTAIAIATGDNPPLNGNINSLVDYIKKTVHPLYDLAYTVSRGIAFHHGQMPLHVRRTIESAVCDKMISNVVCTTTLMQGVNLPAQNVIIRSPNLFIAQRDGATKLTNYELANLRGRAGRLLKDFIGRTFILDETFFSQPEDQYDLLQDESKEVSAGYSDKFDLAEIDICNSLRNCEPYSDTDFQHNFLLTYIRHGIVRYKEMAPYRFKQIGIEIDPETYAKAVTDLSSLTISPEICLKNRYWDPLDLQEIASKISKISLPINLHDKNAAKDLCNVLKFMKYNFTHYCERYYDLPPDNVIFVHSINAIEWARETPLYNILSTEYHSDADKIDNTIKTILTKISYDIPALLKPLYDIKFGDSPFLRAIECGAYRPVTRFLIENNVPRDTAISLTDNFFSDVKDEFNPLQLKNFLLINKKDIPHWEFVQLKGFLY
- a CDS encoding GGDEF domain-containing protein — translated: MVLLNKRKIILKIFFGYFLALCLMVGAVSFSYTRLNIIKETVDNLTNNLAETRSLAQGVTAKIRLVRFYAERYRRFYHQEDLDHFNDEIVDLKKGLNELISQTDNRKLLSMVQGIQREVHLYDIQFENITKQIMLKQMLLSTVFLKQELLIENQLSAIRINIGIVQEPDIFFSFGNARNAFQLMRLYQSKYLHEDDEKYYVMFKNNYRYACKAFLELKAALESVTDNSHIMVNVDKANEELKAYYEIFLKIRSASIDINGLSKKLDQHEHAVTQISSEIASRIEDEYKSQNIITHDLVHRAQVEMVGVVILAISLSLGLILVIFRTVTSPLFREMRREAEELKIAKNNAETALAQLSEAKQKVDFLAITDTLTGLNNRLKLDDELNNQFQRAQRYGNSFSVILLDLDKFKSVNDIFGHYVGDQVLKESSSILLGHTRKTDIVGRWGGEEFLVVCPETDMKGAFQLAENLRHAFEDRDFTDIGKQTCSFGVASYREGDEIQTMMERADKALYQAKEKGRNCVEAY